The following coding sequences lie in one Plasmodium sp. gorilla clade G2 genome assembly, chromosome: 11 genomic window:
- a CDS encoding apicoplast ribosomal protein S15 precursor, putative, whose protein sequence is MKSIKSCVTCLLFLYIQIWSNYLFCYGYNINKNVGVYPFTLIRKRNVPQEKIKRQILKVQNEGKENIFSEDGNTSSVKEDKTKQTNVYSDIKNKIEKEKIEINEILKKSENILLERSFSFHKEDITIKPELLKELITQKYRKIFQRHDKDCGSSEIQIIILTFKIFFLTEHMKKNKKDFACLRGLFKCVSKRRRLLVYLGRKDREMFEKITSYFNIKKPLLPRTPEYYNKDLKYIHFNNTKRFKNNAEKKKKDKLKKKKVQTDKILFGN, encoded by the exons aagCATAAAATCATGTGTAACTTGTTTgctatttctttatatacaaatatggtctaattatttattttgttatggatataatataa ATAAAAATGTTGGGGTGTATCCTTTTACTCttataagaaaaagaaacGTTCCTCAAGAAAAAATCAAAAGACAAATTCTAAAAGTTCAAAATgaaggaaaagaaaatattttttcagaAGATGGAAATACAAGTAGTGTCAAGGAGgataaaacaaaacaaacaAATGTGTAtagtgatataaaaaataaaatagagaaagaaaaaatagaaattaaCGAAATTTTAAAGAAGAGTGAAAATATACTTTTAGAAAGATCTTTCTCATTTCACAAAGAGGACATAACAATCAAGCCG gaaCTACTAAAAGAGTTGATAAcacaaaaatatagaaaaatatttcaaagACACGATAAAGATTGTGGGAGTAGCGAAATTcaaattatcattttgacatttaaaattttcttcCTCACAgaacatatgaaaaaaaataaaaag GATTTCGCTTGCTTGAGAGGATTATTCAAATGTGTTAGTAAACGTAGAAGATTATTAGTTTACTTAGGAAGAAAAGATAGAGAAATGTTTGAAAAGATTACTagttattttaatattaaaaaaccGTTACTTCCTAGAACTCCAGAATATTATAACAAggatttaaaatatattcattttaataataccaaaagatttaaaaataatgctgaaaaaaagaaaaaggacaaactcaaaaagaaaaaagtacaaacagataaaattttatttggaaattaa